From the genome of Pantoea alfalfae, one region includes:
- the uraH gene encoding hydroxyisourate hydrolase: MKTSYALIATLLMTSGASAIAAQPATAKNPLSVHVLNLQTGQPTAGIEVELDQKQQDNWVKLASGVTDNNGRISALFPQDKTASAGSYRVVFKTGDFYKKTNQKTFFPEIPVEFNMDASGEHYHIPLLLSPFGYSTYRGN, translated from the coding sequence ATGAAAACTTCATATGCTTTGATCGCAACATTACTGATGACCTCTGGCGCATCCGCTATCGCAGCTCAGCCTGCTACCGCTAAAAATCCACTGAGCGTGCACGTTCTTAATCTGCAAACCGGCCAGCCAACAGCCGGTATTGAAGTTGAACTGGATCAGAAGCAGCAGGATAACTGGGTGAAACTGGCGTCAGGCGTCACCGATAACAATGGTCGCATCAGCGCCCTGTTCCCGCAGGACAAAACGGCCAGCGCGGGCAGCTACCGTGTCGTGTTTAAAACCGGTGACTTTTATAAAAAAACCAATCAGAAAACCTTCTTCCCGGAGATCCCGGTTGAGTTCAACATGGACGCCAGCGGTGAGCACTACCATATCCCGTTACTGCTGAGCCCGTTTGGTTACTCAACCTATCGCGGCAACTAA
- a CDS encoding NADH:flavin oxidoreductase/NADH oxidase gives MSQLFSTVSLGELTLDNRIVIAPMCQYSAEAGNATAWHRIHLGQLAFSGAGLMIIEATAVEDIGRISPGDLGLWNDDNEAALKTVLEDVRRYSSIPVGIQLGHAGRKASCAVPWEGGKQIAPEAGGWQTVAPSALSYSADEVKPVAMSTDDLARVKQAFVDSARRAVRLDIELIEVHAAHGYLLHQFLSPLSNQRSDEYGGSLENRMRFPLEVFKAVREAVPASVPVGVRISATDWVEGGWEIEQSIAFSRELEALNCAYIHVSSGGLSEDQKISVGPNYQVPFSRDIREQVSIPVIAVGLITEPQQAEGVLQQGDADLVALARGILYDPRWPWHAAAVLEGKVQVPPQYLRSEPHDVKGILTQDQ, from the coding sequence ATGAGCCAACTTTTTTCCACTGTCTCGCTGGGCGAACTTACGCTGGATAACCGCATTGTGATTGCGCCGATGTGCCAGTACTCCGCTGAAGCAGGCAATGCCACCGCCTGGCATCGTATCCATCTTGGCCAGCTGGCCTTTTCCGGCGCAGGTTTGATGATTATTGAAGCCACCGCCGTAGAGGATATTGGCCGTATCTCTCCCGGCGATTTGGGCTTGTGGAATGATGACAATGAAGCTGCGCTGAAAACGGTGCTGGAAGATGTGCGCCGCTACTCCTCTATTCCGGTGGGCATTCAGCTCGGCCATGCGGGCCGCAAAGCGTCGTGTGCCGTACCCTGGGAAGGCGGTAAGCAGATTGCACCTGAAGCCGGCGGCTGGCAAACCGTGGCACCGTCCGCACTGAGCTACAGCGCGGATGAAGTGAAGCCGGTTGCCATGAGCACTGACGATCTGGCGCGGGTAAAACAGGCCTTTGTCGATAGCGCCCGACGCGCGGTGCGTCTGGATATTGAGCTGATCGAAGTCCATGCCGCACACGGCTATCTGCTGCATCAGTTCCTGTCGCCGCTGTCGAATCAGCGCAGTGATGAATATGGCGGCTCGCTGGAAAACCGTATGCGCTTCCCACTGGAGGTGTTCAAAGCCGTCCGTGAAGCCGTACCCGCGTCCGTGCCGGTAGGCGTGCGTATTTCTGCTACGGACTGGGTCGAAGGCGGCTGGGAAATCGAGCAGTCGATCGCCTTTTCACGTGAGCTGGAAGCGCTGAACTGCGCCTATATCCACGTCTCAAGTGGGGGTCTGTCGGAAGATCAGAAAATCAGCGTGGGGCCTAACTACCAGGTGCCGTTCTCACGCGATATCCGTGAACAGGTGTCGATTCCGGTGATTGCGGTTGGCCTGATTACTGAACCGCAGCAGGCGGAAGGTGTGCTTCAACAGGGCGATGCCGATCTGGTCGCACTGGCGCGCGGTATTCTCTACGATCCACGCTGGCCGTGGCACGCTGCGGCTGTGCTGGAAGGCAAAGTCCAGGTTCCGCCGCAATATCTGCGTTCTGAGCCACATGATGTTAAAGGCATTCTGACGCAGGATCAGTAA
- a CDS encoding NUDIX domain-containing protein, whose product MQQNHPRVRIINEQLLSDNWYTLKKYTFSLLRRDGRWQEQSREAYDRGNGAVILLYNRDKRTVVLTRQFRFPVFLNGHDGFLIEAAAGLLDNASPEARIVAEAEEETGFRVSHVQKVFEAFMSPGSVTEKLYFFIAEYDDQHRSGEGGGIAEEGEDIEVLALDFDQALQAIDQGRIVDAKTIMLLQHLRLKGIL is encoded by the coding sequence ATGCAGCAGAACCATCCCCGCGTGCGCATCATCAATGAGCAGTTGCTGTCAGATAACTGGTATACCCTGAAGAAATATACCTTCTCGCTGCTGCGCCGTGACGGCCGCTGGCAGGAGCAGAGCCGTGAAGCCTATGACCGCGGTAACGGCGCAGTGATCCTGCTCTACAACCGTGACAAACGTACGGTGGTGCTGACCCGTCAGTTTCGCTTTCCGGTTTTCCTGAATGGACATGATGGCTTTCTGATTGAAGCGGCCGCCGGTCTGCTGGATAACGCCTCGCCCGAAGCGCGTATTGTTGCCGAAGCGGAAGAGGAGACGGGTTTTCGCGTCAGCCATGTTCAGAAGGTGTTTGAAGCCTTTATGAGCCCCGGCTCGGTGACGGAGAAGCTCTATTTCTTTATTGCTGAGTATGACGATCAGCACCGCAGCGGCGAAGGCGGCGGAATTGCGGAAGAGGGTGAGGATATCGAGGTGCTGGCTCTCGATTTTGATCAGGCGTTACAGGCCATCGATCAGGGCAGGATTGTGGATGCTAAAACCATCATGCTGCTGCAGCATCTGCGACTCAAAGGTATCTTATAA
- a CDS encoding DeoR/GlpR family DNA-binding transcription regulator, whose protein sequence is MLSRQRKQTILALLAQEKQVQSRDLSQRFGLSEDSIRRDLRELAAEGLLQRVHGGALPVSAALATFETRKSVQTASKQVIAQKAISLIQPGQIVLIDGGTTSAELVRQLPAALSFTAITHSPSVALALADHPLVEIIMVGGQLYKHSVVTVGASMLESINRINADLFFMGVTGVHPAAGLTTGNYEEATVKRALAGRAAETVVLASAEKLNSASAFAIGDLSLASTLIVETQPDDALQLALSQQGVTII, encoded by the coding sequence ATGCTATCCCGCCAGCGAAAACAGACGATTCTTGCCCTGCTCGCCCAGGAAAAACAGGTGCAATCGCGCGACCTCAGCCAGCGCTTTGGCCTCTCCGAAGACTCTATCCGCCGCGACCTGCGTGAACTGGCGGCTGAAGGCTTATTGCAGCGGGTGCATGGCGGTGCCCTGCCGGTTTCCGCTGCGCTGGCCACCTTTGAAACGCGCAAAAGCGTGCAGACCGCCTCAAAGCAGGTTATCGCGCAGAAGGCAATCTCGCTGATCCAGCCGGGACAGATTGTGCTGATTGATGGCGGGACCACCAGCGCGGAACTGGTGCGACAGTTACCCGCAGCGCTGAGCTTTACCGCCATCACCCACAGTCCCAGCGTGGCGCTGGCATTAGCCGATCATCCACTGGTGGAGATCATTATGGTTGGCGGGCAGCTCTATAAGCATTCAGTGGTGACGGTGGGCGCATCAATGCTGGAATCGATCAACCGCATTAATGCCGATCTCTTTTTTATGGGCGTGACCGGTGTGCATCCGGCGGCCGGGCTGACCACCGGCAATTACGAAGAGGCGACGGTGAAGCGTGCGCTGGCAGGACGTGCAGCAGAAACCGTGGTGCTGGCATCAGCCGAAAAGCTGAATTCCGCCTCCGCCTTTGCCATTGGCGATCTGTCACTGGCCAGCACGCTGATTGTAGAAACGCAGCCGGACGACGCGCTGCAACTGGCGCTGAGCCAGCAGGGTGTGACGATCATCTGA
- a CDS encoding glutamate racemase, whose protein sequence is MTTGLRRRIAQMIETLLPQFDAVLITCSTLGPVAGDFSAQDRVMRTDGMLAEALQRQAGRTVALCAAESTLAATRTLFCQRGSQTEIALVEGAWAAFKAGDTTRYFALIAAAAEQAYQQGAIAVALAQSSMTPVALQFPAARRPLTGPHLALHACYELR, encoded by the coding sequence ATGACAACTGGATTACGCCGCCGTATTGCCCAAATGATTGAAACGCTGCTGCCGCAGTTCGATGCGGTGCTGATCACCTGCTCGACGCTGGGGCCGGTTGCCGGTGATTTCAGCGCGCAGGATCGGGTTATGCGCACCGACGGGATGTTAGCGGAGGCGCTGCAGCGGCAGGCAGGGCGGACAGTCGCGCTCTGTGCGGCAGAATCAACACTGGCGGCGACGCGGACGCTCTTCTGCCAGCGGGGCAGCCAGACAGAGATTGCGCTGGTGGAGGGCGCGTGGGCGGCGTTTAAAGCGGGGGACACAACACGATACTTTGCACTGATTGCGGCAGCCGCCGAGCAGGCGTATCAGCAGGGAGCCATTGCTGTGGCTTTGGCGCAAAGCTCAATGACGCCGGTTGCCCTGCAGTTTCCCGCGGCACGGCGACCGCTGACAGGCCCGCATCTTGCGCTGCACGCCTGCTACGAACTCAGATGA
- a CDS encoding VOC family protein, translated as MIIQHLRIARPVTDLTQSSQSYCHGLGLQEIGEFTDHQGFSGVMLGAEGLGWHLEFTLCHTHPVRPSPTDEDLLVLYIPQRPDWQARCACMDEAGFLRVPAFNPYWDQRGVTFSDKDGYRVVIQHAAWQSAI; from the coding sequence ATGATTATCCAGCATCTGCGTATTGCCCGACCGGTGACAGACCTGACGCAAAGCAGTCAGAGCTATTGCCACGGGCTGGGGTTGCAAGAAATCGGTGAGTTTACTGATCATCAGGGGTTCAGTGGCGTGATGCTGGGCGCTGAAGGGCTGGGCTGGCATCTCGAATTCACGCTCTGTCACACGCATCCCGTCCGGCCATCGCCAACGGATGAGGACCTGCTGGTGCTCTACATTCCGCAACGGCCTGACTGGCAGGCCCGATGTGCCTGTATGGATGAGGCAGGATTTCTGCGGGTTCCTGCATTTAATCCTTACTGGGATCAACGGGGCGTGACATTTAGCGACAAGGATGGTTATCGTGTTGTTATCCAGCATGCAGCCTGGCAATCCGCAATCTGA
- a CDS encoding NADP-dependent oxidoreductase → MTEQATQNHAWLLASRPHGEPTKENFRHVAQPVPEIKEGELLLKTIYLSLDPYMRGRMDEGKSYAAPAELDQPMVGGTVCQVVESKNSEFKTGDWVLAQSGWQEYAVSDGKEIAKLGNDLPHPSWALGILGMPGFTAYMGLMDIGQPKAGETLVVAAATGPVGATVGQLGKQKGCRVVGVAGGEEKCRFAVDTLGFDACLDHHSADFEEQLKNACPDGIDIYFENVGGKVFDAVFPLLNTAARVPVCGLVSAYSQRELPEGPDRTSLIMAGILKRRIRMQGFIIFQDYGDRYPEFLEAMRPLVESKKIHYREHMIEGLENAPQAFIDMLNGKNFGKTVVNVGA, encoded by the coding sequence ATGACTGAACAAGCAACCCAGAACCACGCCTGGTTACTGGCTTCACGCCCTCACGGTGAGCCGACCAAAGAGAATTTCCGCCATGTGGCCCAGCCCGTCCCGGAAATCAAAGAGGGTGAACTGCTGCTGAAGACCATCTATCTCTCGCTTGACCCCTACATGCGTGGCCGGATGGACGAGGGTAAATCCTACGCCGCGCCGGCAGAGCTGGATCAGCCGATGGTGGGCGGCACCGTCTGTCAGGTCGTCGAATCGAAAAACAGCGAGTTTAAAACCGGTGACTGGGTGCTGGCGCAGAGCGGCTGGCAGGAATATGCCGTCTCCGATGGCAAAGAGATTGCGAAGCTGGGCAACGATCTGCCACATCCGTCATGGGCGCTGGGCATTCTCGGGATGCCAGGCTTTACCGCCTATATGGGCCTGATGGATATCGGTCAGCCAAAAGCGGGTGAAACCCTCGTCGTTGCCGCCGCAACCGGTCCGGTAGGCGCAACAGTTGGTCAGTTGGGTAAACAGAAAGGCTGCCGTGTCGTCGGTGTGGCGGGCGGTGAAGAGAAATGCCGTTTCGCGGTCGATACGCTGGGCTTTGATGCCTGCCTCGATCACCACAGTGCCGACTTTGAAGAGCAGCTGAAAAATGCCTGCCCGGATGGCATCGATATCTACTTCGAAAACGTCGGCGGCAAAGTGTTTGATGCCGTGTTCCCGCTGCTGAACACCGCTGCGCGCGTGCCGGTCTGTGGTCTGGTCTCGGCTTACAGCCAGCGTGAGCTGCCGGAAGGCCCGGACAGAACCTCACTGATCATGGCGGGCATTCTGAAGCGCCGCATCCGTATGCAGGGCTTTATCATCTTCCAGGATTACGGTGACCGTTATCCGGAGTTCCTGGAGGCGATGCGTCCGCTGGTGGAGAGCAAAAAAATCCACTATCGCGAGCACATGATTGAAGGGTTAGAGAACGCGCCACAGGCGTTTATCGATATGCTGAATGGCAAAAACTTCGGTAAAACCGTGGTGAACGTCGGCGCCTGA
- a CDS encoding PfkB family carbohydrate kinase gives MSKIAVTGSLHYDIMLDAHHRPEKGETVMGSACHYKFGGKGGNQAVAAARAGATVRFAGSVGRDQQGQFLLDHLQQAGVDCTAVSIIDALPSGMSVAITDAEGDYGAVVVSNANQQIPLETFVQPGFWQEVSLLVLQNEVPEAVNLCAAQAAQQRGITVCVNAAPARPLSAAFENCIDLLVVNAIEARDMCGISVQDLTSARSAAESLASRFARVVVTAGEHGVAYSEAGETHTLAAQKVTLVSTHGAGDCFVGVLCQRLSSGVTLAEAVSAANRAAAEHVSRQPH, from the coding sequence ATGAGCAAAATTGCAGTCACCGGCAGTCTTCACTACGACATTATGCTGGATGCACACCATCGCCCGGAAAAAGGCGAAACCGTGATGGGCAGCGCCTGTCACTATAAGTTTGGTGGCAAGGGAGGTAATCAGGCCGTCGCAGCGGCACGCGCGGGTGCCACAGTGCGCTTTGCCGGTTCAGTGGGGCGCGATCAGCAGGGGCAATTCCTGCTGGATCATCTGCAGCAGGCGGGGGTCGATTGCACCGCCGTCAGCATCATTGATGCGCTTCCCTCCGGGATGAGCGTGGCGATTACCGATGCCGAAGGAGATTACGGTGCTGTGGTGGTCTCCAATGCCAATCAGCAGATCCCGCTGGAGACCTTTGTGCAACCCGGCTTCTGGCAGGAGGTGTCGCTGCTGGTGCTGCAAAATGAAGTCCCGGAAGCGGTGAACCTCTGTGCGGCCCAGGCGGCACAGCAGCGGGGGATTACGGTCTGCGTCAATGCCGCGCCCGCCCGGCCGTTGTCAGCCGCGTTTGAAAACTGTATCGATCTGCTGGTGGTGAACGCCATTGAAGCACGCGATATGTGCGGGATTAGCGTGCAGGATCTGACGTCGGCGCGCTCAGCGGCAGAATCGCTGGCCAGCCGGTTTGCCAGAGTGGTGGTTACCGCTGGTGAACATGGTGTGGCTTACAGCGAGGCGGGAGAGACGCATACACTGGCGGCGCAGAAGGTGACACTGGTCAGCACCCACGGTGCCGGGGATTGTTTTGTCGGCGTGTTGTGTCAGCGCCTGAGTAGCGGGGTAACGCTGGCAGAAGCGGTGAGTGCGGCAAATCGTGCAGCTGCCGAACACGTTTCCCGGCAGCCGCACTGA
- a CDS encoding MurR/RpiR family transcriptional regulator produces MKQDPRAIGAQIRMRLPQLTPLERRVAEAIIARTDITEQSSLKEIARENNVSEAMIVKITKKLNFTGFRHFRSGLIYYNQSEVAGLHAEIEPDDSSEQLLAKVFRTSIQAIEETLSILDVSEFNRAADIIFKARHIDLYAVGGSAAVARDLSHKMLKIGIKSTAYDDAHIMLMSAAVLSDDDVVIAISHSGATRAVNDPVRLAGRNGAKVIAITNYAESPIAQSAHVVLNSTSQGSHLLGENAASRIAQLNILDALFVAIAKKDLKRAEKNLMKTQHAVQDLREF; encoded by the coding sequence ATGAAGCAAGATCCGCGAGCCATTGGCGCTCAGATTCGTATGCGTTTGCCCCAGCTGACGCCGTTAGAACGTCGGGTAGCTGAGGCGATAATTGCCCGAACCGACATTACCGAGCAATCCTCATTAAAGGAGATTGCGCGGGAGAATAATGTCTCTGAAGCGATGATCGTTAAGATTACCAAAAAACTTAACTTCACCGGCTTCAGGCATTTCAGAAGTGGCCTGATCTATTACAACCAGTCTGAAGTGGCAGGGCTGCATGCGGAAATTGAGCCGGATGATTCATCGGAGCAGTTGCTGGCCAAAGTTTTCAGAACCTCTATCCAGGCGATTGAAGAGACCTTATCGATTCTGGATGTTTCTGAATTCAATCGTGCGGCGGACATTATCTTTAAAGCGCGTCATATCGATCTCTACGCCGTGGGCGGCTCTGCCGCCGTGGCGCGGGACCTGTCACACAAGATGCTGAAGATTGGCATTAAGTCGACTGCCTATGACGACGCCCACATCATGCTGATGTCTGCCGCCGTGTTATCTGATGACGATGTGGTTATCGCCATCAGCCATTCGGGTGCTACGCGTGCGGTGAACGATCCGGTCAGACTGGCGGGAAGGAATGGCGCGAAGGTTATCGCCATTACCAACTACGCCGAATCCCCGATCGCGCAGAGTGCGCATGTGGTCCTCAATTCAACCTCTCAGGGATCGCATCTGCTGGGTGAAAACGCCGCGTCACGCATCGCCCAACTCAATATTCTGGATGCGCTGTTTGTCGCTATCGCCAAGAAAGATCTGAAGCGGGCGGAGAAGAACCTGATGAAAACCCAGCATGCGGTTCAGGATCTGCGGGAATTCTAG
- a CDS encoding ABC transporter permease, with product MTTQTSTGPGTRPALRLKFNLRDAGTLIGLLIIVVTFSFLSPVFFTLPNLLNILQQSSINALIALGMTLVIISGGIDLSVGPTAALSAVLGATLMASGVPVPLAILATLGVGAMCGLFSGTLIAYAGLQPFIVTLGGLSLFRAIALIYTGGNPIFGIPLEFRSLINSTLFGIPTPIVIVAVIALLLWTVMNKTPLGEYILAIGGNEEAARVAGVPVKRTKVTVYIFSGLLASLASLILIGRLGAAEPTIGNLWELDAIAAAAIGGASLMGGKGSIFGTLIGVVILGALRNGLTLLNIQAFYQLLATGLIIIIAMLIDRATRGK from the coding sequence ATGACAACTCAGACATCTACCGGGCCGGGTACCCGACCTGCGCTGCGGCTTAAATTTAATCTGCGTGATGCCGGTACCTTAATTGGCTTACTGATTATCGTGGTGACATTTTCGTTTCTGTCGCCGGTCTTTTTCACCCTGCCTAATCTGCTGAATATTCTGCAGCAGTCCTCCATCAACGCCCTGATTGCACTGGGCATGACGCTGGTGATTATCTCCGGCGGGATTGACCTCTCGGTCGGTCCCACGGCGGCGCTCTCTGCGGTGCTGGGTGCAACCCTGATGGCATCGGGCGTGCCGGTGCCGCTGGCGATCCTTGCGACGCTGGGTGTGGGCGCGATGTGCGGGCTGTTCAGCGGCACGCTGATCGCCTATGCCGGGCTGCAGCCGTTTATTGTCACGCTGGGCGGCCTGTCGCTGTTCCGAGCGATAGCGCTGATCTACACCGGCGGCAATCCCATCTTTGGTATTCCGCTGGAATTTCGCAGCCTGATCAACAGTACGCTTTTCGGTATCCCCACGCCGATTGTGATTGTGGCAGTGATTGCACTGCTGCTGTGGACGGTGATGAATAAGACCCCGCTGGGGGAATATATTCTGGCGATTGGCGGCAATGAAGAGGCGGCGCGGGTCGCGGGTGTGCCGGTTAAGCGCACCAAGGTCACGGTCTATATCTTCTCCGGCCTGCTGGCCTCACTGGCCTCGCTGATTCTGATTGGTCGTCTGGGGGCTGCCGAACCGACCATCGGCAACCTGTGGGAACTGGATGCGATTGCGGCGGCGGCCATTGGCGGTGCGTCGTTAATGGGCGGCAAGGGCAGTATCTTCGGGACGCTGATCGGCGTGGTTATCCTCGGTGCGTTACGTAATGGCTTGACCTTACTGAACATTCAGGCCTTTTACCAATTGCTCGCTACCGGCCTTATTATTATCATAGCGATGTTGATTGACCGGGCGACCCGAGGCAAGTAA
- a CDS encoding sugar ABC transporter ATP-binding protein codes for MEQFRLMMCGISKSYGNAAALQEVDFSVRPGEVHALIGENGAGKSTLLNILSGVRGADSGEISVNGNRVQIRSPLSARQAGIAMIHQELQHVPELSVAQNMFLGRPLTRAGGWWVDKKAQLARANLILKTLDPTIDPDTPIRNLKVSQQQIVEIARALLDDAKIIAMDEPTSSLTPREFDRLAELIGDLKSTGVSLIYVSHKMNEIFRVCDRATIMRDGKQVGVVNISDEDEESIVAKMVGRKIDKLDHQAFVTDREVLRVEDLTRGNEVVAANFSVRAGEVLGIAGLVGAGRTELLKLIAGIDRRTRGTVSVNGAAVKNHNVRAAIKAGIGLVPEDRKKEGIIKERAVKMNMALPSMHRFTSAGLMNQARLDREALKVMGDLKLRPLDIEKTIGTLSGGNQQKVIIGRWVAADANVFLFDEPTRGIDIGAKSEIYHLIEKLAQAGKAIVVVSSEMTEIMRISDRVLVMREGRITKELTGSAITEENIARYAIKDIDQTA; via the coding sequence ATGGAACAGTTTCGCTTAATGATGTGTGGCATCAGCAAAAGTTACGGTAACGCCGCCGCGCTGCAGGAGGTCGATTTCTCAGTGCGGCCCGGCGAGGTGCACGCGCTGATTGGGGAAAACGGCGCGGGTAAGTCGACGCTGCTGAATATCCTCTCCGGCGTTCGCGGCGCGGACAGCGGAGAGATCAGCGTCAACGGAAACCGGGTGCAGATCCGCAGTCCGCTCAGCGCCCGTCAGGCCGGGATCGCGATGATCCACCAGGAGTTGCAGCATGTGCCTGAGCTTTCCGTGGCGCAGAACATGTTTCTGGGTCGCCCGCTGACCCGCGCCGGGGGCTGGTGGGTGGATAAAAAGGCCCAGCTGGCGCGGGCCAACCTGATTCTGAAGACGCTGGATCCCACTATCGATCCCGATACGCCGATCAGGAACCTCAAGGTATCGCAGCAGCAAATCGTTGAGATTGCCCGGGCGCTGCTGGATGACGCCAAAATCATCGCCATGGATGAACCGACCTCCAGCCTGACGCCACGCGAATTTGATCGGCTGGCGGAGCTGATTGGCGATCTGAAGTCGACCGGCGTTTCGCTGATCTATGTCTCGCACAAGATGAATGAGATTTTCCGGGTGTGCGACCGCGCCACCATTATGCGTGACGGAAAGCAGGTTGGGGTGGTCAACATCAGTGATGAGGATGAGGAGAGCATCGTCGCCAAAATGGTCGGACGGAAGATCGACAAGCTTGACCATCAGGCATTTGTCACCGATCGCGAAGTGCTGCGGGTAGAGGATCTGACGCGTGGCAATGAGGTGGTGGCGGCCAATTTCAGCGTTCGTGCGGGCGAAGTGCTGGGGATTGCCGGGCTGGTGGGTGCCGGGCGCACAGAACTGCTGAAGTTGATTGCTGGTATCGACCGGCGCACCCGTGGCACGGTGAGCGTCAACGGTGCCGCGGTGAAGAACCACAACGTGCGTGCGGCGATCAAGGCGGGCATTGGCCTGGTACCTGAAGACCGCAAAAAAGAGGGCATTATCAAAGAGCGGGCGGTGAAGATGAATATGGCGCTGCCGTCGATGCACCGCTTCACGTCGGCGGGGCTGATGAACCAGGCCCGGCTGGACCGCGAGGCGCTGAAGGTCATGGGCGACCTGAAACTGCGCCCGCTCGACATTGAGAAAACCATCGGCACGCTGAGCGGCGGCAATCAGCAAAAAGTGATCATCGGCCGCTGGGTTGCGGCGGATGCTAATGTATTTCTGTTTGATGAGCCGACGCGCGGTATCGATATTGGTGCCAAGTCTGAAATCTATCACCTGATTGAAAAACTGGCCCAGGCGGGCAAAGCCATTGTGGTGGTGTCGTCAGAAATGACCGAGATCATGCGCATCTCCGATCGGGTGCTGGTGATGCGCGAGGGCCGGATAACCAAAGAGTTAACCGGCAGCGCGATCACCGAAGAGAACATTGCCCGTTATGCCATCAAAGATATCGACCAGACCGCCTGA
- a CDS encoding sugar ABC transporter substrate-binding protein, whose amino-acid sequence MKKRLLALIASSLLCSTVYAAELAPLQSDTEPDRTDWTQLDTRYGALPKVDKSLKIGGVSKTLTNEYWRSLGQGYQNVAKKYGFTVAYQAAANEDDQLGQLSIAETLISQGFNGLLVSPQTDINLEPALESANSKNIPVVNVNDAVMPNARYYVGNVQKDNGVRVAKWFIQHHPQGGKVAVIEGQPGVYAAGQRTRGFKETLDSAGKFTIVASVPANWSREQAFNAASTILQQHPDLIGFYANNDTMALGVVEAVRAQNKASQVAIFGTDGISDAYASIKRGELTGTVDSFPVLTGEVAMDVIIRLINGQKLSRVVSTPQALITKENVEAFSTKDNNRLRQLLAQQ is encoded by the coding sequence ATGAAAAAACGCCTGCTTGCTCTTATCGCCTCCTCACTGCTCTGCAGCACGGTTTATGCGGCAGAACTGGCACCGCTGCAATCCGATACTGAACCGGATCGCACCGACTGGACCCAGCTCGACACCAGATATGGCGCACTGCCAAAAGTCGATAAGTCGCTGAAGATTGGCGGGGTATCGAAAACCCTGACCAATGAGTACTGGCGCTCACTCGGTCAGGGCTATCAGAACGTGGCGAAAAAGTATGGTTTCACTGTCGCTTATCAGGCGGCAGCCAATGAAGACGATCAGCTCGGTCAGCTCTCCATTGCGGAAACACTGATTTCGCAGGGCTTTAACGGCCTGCTGGTTTCGCCGCAGACCGATATCAACCTGGAGCCTGCACTGGAGAGTGCCAACAGTAAAAATATTCCGGTGGTGAACGTTAATGATGCAGTAATGCCGAATGCGCGCTACTACGTCGGCAACGTCCAGAAGGACAATGGCGTGCGGGTGGCGAAGTGGTTTATTCAGCACCATCCGCAGGGCGGCAAAGTGGCGGTGATTGAAGGGCAGCCAGGGGTTTATGCCGCCGGACAGCGCACCCGTGGCTTTAAAGAGACGCTGGACAGTGCAGGGAAGTTCACCATCGTGGCCAGCGTGCCCGCTAACTGGAGTCGCGAGCAGGCCTTTAACGCCGCATCGACCATTCTGCAGCAGCATCCTGATTTGATCGGCTTCTATGCCAACAACGACACCATGGCGCTGGGCGTGGTGGAGGCGGTACGCGCGCAGAACAAAGCGTCACAGGTGGCCATCTTTGGCACTGACGGTATTTCCGATGCCTACGCCTCGATTAAGCGCGGCGAGCTGACCGGCACGGTCGACAGTTTCCCGGTGCTGACCGGTGAAGTGGCGATGGACGTCATTATCCGTCTGATCAACGGACAGAAACTGTCGCGCGTTGTCTCGACACCTCAGGCGCTGATCACCAAAGAGAATGTTGAGGCGTTCTCAACCAAAGACAACAACCGGTTGCGTCAGCTGCTGGCTCAACAATAG